From the genome of Sphingobacterium sp. UGAL515B_05:
TTTTCAAAGCCCAATTTAAAGCACAGCTGTTGGATATTGTCTTCATCGATTAACATCATCAACTGTGCTTTTTCTATTTTTTTTTGATTGATGTAATGTACCGGTGTGGCATTCATCTGTTTTTTGAAAAGTCGGATCAGATGATCTTTGGAGATAAAAATCAGATTGGCAAGTTGTTCGATTGAAATCGTATGATGGATATTTTCGTCTATGTAATCGAGCACACGCAAAAGTCGTTTTTCTACTTGTGGTATTTTGTTGGTTGCTTCTGCTAGAAATCGGCTCATTAACAAATGAATGATCGCTTGGTTTTCGGAGGCTCTGGCGAAAGGCGAAGCCGTCTGAAGTGCCATGTTTTTCATTAATTCTGAAGAATTATCGTAGCCCTTTGGATCGTAAATTTTTAACTCACGACCTGGATTCGAGGCATAGAGATGCTGGATGACAGTCTCCAATAGCTGATCAGATTTGATCTCCTTTGGAAAAGTGTAACGATCAAAAATACTTGACCTAATTTCGGGATTTTCATAGATATGGATGTAATAGAGCGAGAGTTTAGCAGAACAGGCATAGCTATGATGGATATAGGCTGGTGTAAGATAGAGATGGCCGGGGCGAAGTTTAATGATTTCATCCTTTAAAATAATAGATGCCTCACCTTCACATACATAATGTATTCTTGCAAAGGGACTCTTAATATTTTGAAAGTTCCAATCTGCCAGATGTTCCGCATAGCCAATATTCAATAGTGTAAAATCTAGTTTATTCTTTTCGTTATTTATCATTATGCGAAGCGGAAAAATAGTTAGATACTATATTAATCTCAGATACAATAATACTCGTTTTCTCTAAAAAAAATAGCACTTTT
Proteins encoded in this window:
- a CDS encoding AraC family transcriptional regulator — encoded protein: MINNEKNKLDFTLLNIGYAEHLADWNFQNIKSPFARIHYVCEGEASIILKDEIIKLRPGHLYLTPAYIHHSYACSAKLSLYYIHIYENPEIRSSIFDRYTFPKEIKSDQLLETVIQHLYASNPGRELKIYDPKGYDNSSELMKNMALQTASPFARASENQAIIHLLMSRFLAEATNKIPQVEKRLLRVLDYIDENIHHTISIEQLANLIFISKDHLIRLFKKQMNATPVHYINQKKIEKAQLMMLIDEDNIQQLCFKLGFENISYFNRLFKKITGETPTIYKRRISR